AGGGGTTTGACCCAGTGCTGGAATGTTCCCACCTGTTGATAGCGACAGCGTTTGAATACGGCAGTCGCGGTATCGGTCATGCCATACACAAAACTGAAATCGGTATTAGGCAGGTGGGCGATGAGGGCCCGTTGTAATTTTAAAGCAGCCTGAGCTGACCGGTGTTCTTCGTCGATATTTATCGATTCTGCCTGACCTACAGCAAATGGTTTCCCGTCACAACACATTCGACGTGTTAATAAACCTGTCGAACCAATCAGCTTTCCCTCTGATGCTTCATGCGCGAGCCAGCAATAGTTCTCACCGAATGGGTTTTGATGATGAGACCAGTTAAACCATTGGGTATTGGTTTTATTAAAATTCCGATTAATCAGAGAAATCAGTTCTCCCTGATCGTCACTCGGGGTCGCCTGAGTGATTGAATAGCCCATGCCCTGAAAACCTGTTAATGCATTCTGTTGAGATGTGGAAACAGTCACGCGATATGTTGGTGAAGTCTAGGTCACGCCGGAAGAAAGTCAAATCACATCAAAATCAATTGATGTATTTTCCCGCGTGCCGGCATCTACAGTTTCTATATAGAAAAGCATCTCTCAAACGCAGGTTTATTCGGAAGCATATTGTTTTACCAGCAGCTCAACAATTGCGGAGTTCGCCGCTGGAAAACTCAACTCAGGCAGTTCCGCGGCTGGTATCCAGTGAAATCCATGCAGCGTCTGTTTGAATAGCTCATCCGAAGCATCTGCGGGCCGACAGAGCCAGAAATCCAGATCCAATTCTGCATGGTCGTAACTATGCTGAACCGAAAGCAGGTTATGGACCGGTATTACTTCCAGACCGGCCTCTTCCCTGCATTCTCTGGCGGCGCAGGCAGATGATGGCTCCCCCGTATGGCATTTTCCACCAGGAAACTCATGATAGCCTGCCAGAGGCGAATCTCCATTTCGAATTCCCACGAGGAATCGCCGCTGATATTCCACAACGGCAACTCCAATATGACTTACTTTCCGGTTACTCATGATCGCGCTCCATTTTCCGCCGGAAGAGACATGCCTGTCTCAACGATTTTCAGTCACCCGACCGAATATCATGCGACCTGCACTACTCTGTAGAACACTGGTAACTACAGCATCCACATCACGTCCGACAAGATGATTGGCCTGTTCACAAACCACCATTGTACCATCATCCAGGTATCCCACTCCCTGGGCCTGCGATTCTCCTTCTTTGATGATCTTTAACTGGATGTGTTCACCAGGCAGGTAGCGTGGTTTTAATGAATTGGCGACATCGTTCAGGTTGATCACATCGACCCCCTGCACGCTGGCAACCTTATTCAGATTAAAGTCGTTAGTAACGACCTTACCACCCAGTTTTTTTGCGGCAACCACCAGACGCTGATCGACTGTTAATCCTTTTTCCTTGTCGGTCTCTTTGGCTTCGTACATAGAGATATCAACGGTCGGATTATTCTGCAGAGTCGAGAGAATATCCAGTCCACGACGGCCTCGCACACGACGAACTTTATCACTGCTGTCGGCGATATCCTGAACCTCTTTGAGAATAAAATCGGGAACCACCATTTCGGAATCCAGAATTTTCGTCTCGACGACATCCGCAATTCGTCCATCTATCAAAGCGCTGCTGTCCAGCACCAGGGGACGTCCCCCCTTCAGCTCTCGTGAGAACTCAACGTAAGGAACAATAAACCGAAAGTCATCTTTGGTCTGCAACAGAAAAGATATACAAAGATAAGGCAAGGTCAGGGTCGTGATCATGACCACTCCCTCACCCCAAGGTGTCTTGGAAATCACTGGATTTAAGGCTTGTTTCAGCAAAAAACTCAGCAACACACCAACCAGCAGGCCAAAATAAATGGCCGAGATTACTTCGATCCGTTTGCGACCGATGAGCAGGTCCAGGCAGGTGACTGCCTGTGTCAGAATCATCAGCAGAACAAACGCGAGCAGTGGAGACTGATCGACGGGGCTGGGCGGGTTAGAACTGACAAAGGTGGCGATGGCACCAGCGCAAACAAATGCGTAGAGCACACGAATACTGATTAACAACATTACAAATGAGTCACTTTAAGTCTAAGGCAAGATTCTAGTTACTTGTTCCCATCGATTCTCGCATGCTGAAACTCATCGTAAAAACAGGTGATTCAGGTCGATTTCAATCGCTTGAATCTGATCCAGTAATATCCCTGTTCTCCGGAAATTAAGTCTCAGACATCCAGAGAGATTGGGAATGATTTTGATTTTTGCTCAATCAGCTACTCTGCAAAACGGGCTATTCCCGCGCTGCATTCAGCCTTGTGAACAGTCCTGATCCAGAGTGATTCATCTCTCCAGACAGCACTTCGTTCTCTCTATAAATATTATCAAGTGTGACAGACAGCCAGATTTCAATTCGGGACCTCGTCTGCTCCTTCACTGAATCTTTATTATAATGACCGACTTTCACTCCTGCTGATTTATAGAGTGTGAGGAAACAAAATCATTGTGTGATCTCCCAAACACACAACAGACATCAGCTGTTGTTTTCGGTCTGATAAACCGTGAAATACAAAGCTGTTATTAAAAACCTTGATACCCTCATCAGGCAAAGGATCATCGTACACTATAGCCGAACAAATATGCGGTTGCTACTGAAAAGGAAACCAGAACCATTGATTCTGACATGAATTTCACAAACATTCAGCAGGCATCTGAACGCGAGATCTGTCAATATTTTTACTTGATTTACGAAACGAAAACAGCCCACAGACAGGACTATCTGTGAGCTGTTCGAATGTCTTCTTCTTATTTAACCATTAACCGCCCGCATTTGGGCCACCCACCGGTGGTGCAAACTTGATCTTTTCAATGTAACGTACGATATGTTTCCCGGAAGGATCCAGGCGTCCGGTACAGGCACTCACTGCTTTCAGGGTATACTCGTAATGCAAGTTGTAATCGGCTTCCAGCTCGACTTCCATATCTTTGGAAATCGCGCTCCCCGGTTTAATGATAGCTAACAGAATCTCATTATTCAGGCCGGCGAATACATTGGGACCGTTACCCAGATTGTTTTGACCCACCCGAATCGTATTCAGGGATCCATCTTCATTCGCCACCAGCCTGACTTTAATATCAGTCTGCAGGACAGGTTCCTCCGCAGCTTCTTTGCTGTCCGTAATTGGCATGTTGACATTAAAGTCGCCTTCCGGCTCCACGATATTCAGCGTTAACATAAAGAAGATCAGAAGCTGAAACACCACATCGATCATCGGCGCCATCTGGGGCTCGATCTTTTCTGCTTCTCGACCTGAACTGCGTAACTTCATAGGAATTGATCCTGACAAATTAAAAACTGTTTAGTAAACAGTAATTCTCTCTGGGTTGTCATTCGATTTTTTGAGTTGCTTTGAAGGCAAACTTGGTGAAGCCGTTTTCCTGCGCCAGTTTAATCAGGTCCTGAATCAGACCTGTCGCAACCAGCGCATCGGCTCTCAGAATCACAGGCACATCTTTGGGATCCTGATTTTTCTGCTTATAAATACGAGCTTCCTGCTCAAACTTAGGTCCGAACTTCAGCACGGGAATCTGCTCACCATTATAAAATATATACGCCTGGGGATCCGTAATCTCTCCCTCAGTATTTCGATCGAAACCGATGTTTAATACCAACTCGTCCGCGGCTTTGACCTCTGGAGGTTTTGCCAGAGAATCCGAAGGCAGCTTCACTCGTTCATCTGCCTGAATCTGCTCGAAGTTGGTAATCACCATGAAAAACGCGATCAGCTGGAAAACGATGTCGATCATCGGCGTCATATCAACGTCAGCCACTGCCGGCTTTTTGGTTTTAATTTTCATTGAATCACTCTTTACTCAATCAGGGTTTGACAGGATGCAAACGCATCCTGTCTGTTTGATCGACGTCACCATTATTTACTGCTGGAGGAGAAGCGGTTCATCAGGCTTTCGCTGATCATGCCCACTTCCAGTGAAAAACGGGCGACCCGGTTTCGCAGCAGGCTGTAGAAAATCATCGCGGGAATCGCCACGGTCAAACCTTCGAGAGTCGTAAACAACGCAGTGGAAATACCATCTGCCAGCTCAGATGGCTTAGGCGAAGTCGCTGAGTTGGCAATCGTCTGGAAACTCAAAATCATACCATAAACAGTCCCCATCAGCCCGATCATCGGAGCAATCGCACCAATTAGAGCCAGGTAACTCAATTTGTGTTCCATGGCCATGTTTTCGTCTTCACCGACTTCCTGCATGCCTTCAACTGCCTCAGAATAACCCTGGTTCAGCTTACTCAGGCCCGCAGCCAGAACTCGCGCGGCAAAAGAATCATCACTTTTTGCCAGCTCATAGGCACCCTGGTAATCCTTGTTATTTATTTTTTCTTCGAAGGCACCAATCAATTCTGGGGGCATGAGGTTGTCCCGTCGGATGGAAAGCACATTCGCCATGATCAAGGCTACCATCAGGAAGGATAGCAGCAGCAGGATAAAACCAAAAAATCCTGATGCCCGAATCATCCAGGACAGGAAACTTTCCTGCGTAGCCGGTGCCGCATTTCCGGCAGGGGCGGCTGCAGGAGCTTCATTGCCACCGGCAGCAGGTGCCTCAGCCGCTGGTTCAGCAGCCGGAGCCGCTTCACTTGCAGCTGGTGCTTCTCCCGCAGCAGGTGCCGCTTCATCCTGAAAGGCCCAACTGTTCGCTGTCAGACCAAACGGTGTCAGAACGACACCCAGAAGTAATAATATGCTCAGGCTACGAAAAGCCAGTGAAGTCTGATTCCGTTCCAAGGAATTCCCCGTCATCATCGTTGTGTTCTCCGGTCTACTGAAAGGAGTGTTAATCGTGGATATCTTGCTATAGGACTGAAAGTGTCTTAAATACAAGTGTGCTATTATTTATAGGCAGAAATTGCATTGTAAAGGGAAGACCTGACGAATCTTGCCAGCAATCTGACTTTCACGTCAATTTATCAGCTTTTAGTGGCTTTTTGCGTCCATTCACTGTCAGGATACTGCTGCTGCAATACGGCTCGGGCCTCGGCACCCCGCTCTGGTTGCTGAACTTTTCCCCAAAGTGTCGAAAGGTGATATAAAGCCTCAGCATGCACAGCGGGTTCTGTAGGAAACAGAACATCAACATGCAGATAGGCAATCAGAGCCTCTTTCGATTCACCTAATGCCTGGTAGCAGTCCCCTTTTTTCAAATACGCTTCCGCCAGCAGACTGCTCTGCTGGGAACTCACATTTTTGATAATCTCATCCAGAACTTTGACGGCATCCTGAGGTTTACCATCTTTCTCCAGACAGATGGCACTTCCCAACTGGGCAGCATGTTTACTGGTCAGTTCGGCTGGTGTCTTGCCTTCCATCTTGGCAACGGTTTCGAAAGCTGCCAGAGCTCCTTT
The sequence above is a segment of the Gimesia algae genome. Coding sequences within it:
- a CDS encoding PIN/TRAM domain-containing protein, producing the protein MLLISIRVLYAFVCAGAIATFVSSNPPSPVDQSPLLAFVLLMILTQAVTCLDLLIGRKRIEVISAIYFGLLVGVLLSFLLKQALNPVISKTPWGEGVVMITTLTLPYLCISFLLQTKDDFRFIVPYVEFSRELKGGRPLVLDSSALIDGRIADVVETKILDSEMVVPDFILKEVQDIADSSDKVRRVRGRRGLDILSTLQNNPTVDISMYEAKETDKEKGLTVDQRLVVAAKKLGGKVVTNDFNLNKVASVQGVDVINLNDVANSLKPRYLPGEHIQLKIIKEGESQAQGVGYLDDGTMVVCEQANHLVGRDVDAVVTSVLQSSAGRMIFGRVTENR
- a CDS encoding MotA/TolQ/ExbB proton channel family protein; the protein is MMTGNSLERNQTSLAFRSLSILLLLGVVLTPFGLTANSWAFQDEAAPAAGEAPAASEAAPAAEPAAEAPAAGGNEAPAAAPAGNAAPATQESFLSWMIRASGFFGFILLLLSFLMVALIMANVLSIRRDNLMPPELIGAFEEKINNKDYQGAYELAKSDDSFAARVLAAGLSKLNQGYSEAVEGMQEVGEDENMAMEHKLSYLALIGAIAPMIGLMGTVYGMILSFQTIANSATSPKPSELADGISTALFTTLEGLTVAIPAMIFYSLLRNRVARFSLEVGMISESLMNRFSSSSK
- a CDS encoding ExbD/TolR family protein, translating into MKIKTKKPAVADVDMTPMIDIVFQLIAFFMVITNFEQIQADERVKLPSDSLAKPPEVKAADELVLNIGFDRNTEGEITDPQAYIFYNGEQIPVLKFGPKFEQEARIYKQKNQDPKDVPVILRADALVATGLIQDLIKLAQENGFTKFAFKATQKIE
- a CDS encoding ExbD/TolR family protein; this translates as MKLRSSGREAEKIEPQMAPMIDVVFQLLIFFMLTLNIVEPEGDFNVNMPITDSKEAAEEPVLQTDIKVRLVANEDGSLNTIRVGQNNLGNGPNVFAGLNNEILLAIIKPGSAISKDMEVELEADYNLHYEYTLKAVSACTGRLDPSGKHIVRYIEKIKFAPPVGGPNAGG
- a CDS encoding (deoxy)nucleoside triphosphate pyrophosphohydrolase; translated protein: MSNRKVSHIGVAVVEYQRRFLVGIRNGDSPLAGYHEFPGGKCHTGEPSSACAARECREEAGLEVIPVHNLLSVQHSYDHAELDLDFWLCRPADASDELFKQTLHGFHWIPAAELPELSFPAANSAIVELLVKQYASE